Proteins encoded within one genomic window of Nicotiana tabacum cultivar K326 unplaced genomic scaffold, ASM71507v2 Un00002, whole genome shotgun sequence:
- the LOC107775992 gene encoding protein BOBBER 1 — translation MAIISDYEEQDNKPSSAASTPTKPFKAVLDPANPLGFLETAFEFVGRESDLFKSDSLINDVNAVVRMVKDKLEAEERKKKQNAETSNTKAAAEKKVKEEVPAVATKKEAKEEKVKEVKEENEDDKKGPRAPNKGNGLDLENYSWNQSLQEVNVNIPVPPGTKSRFIVCDISKNRLKVGLKGQPPIIDGELYRPVKVDDCFWSLEDQKSISVLLTKKDQMDWWKCCVKGEPEIDTQKAEPESSKLADLDPETRSTVEKMMFDQRQKSMGLPTSDETQKQEILKKFMAEHPEMDFSNAKIS, via the exons ATGGCGATAATCTCCGATTACGAGGAGCAAGATAACAAACCATCATCGGCGGCGTCAACGCCGACAAAGCCCTTTAAGGCCGTGCTTGATCCTGCTAACCCTCTAGGGTTTCTCGAAACGGCGTTTGAGTTCGTGGGCCGAGAATCGGATCTGTTCAAGAGTGATTCGCTGATTAATGATGTCAATGCTGTTGTTCGTATGGTGAAAGATAAGTTGGAAGCCGAGGAGCGCAAGAAGAAACAGAACGCAGAAACATCAAACACAAAGGCGGCGGCCGAAAAGAAGGTTAAAGAGGAGGTTCCAGCTGTTGCTACAAAGAAGGAGGCTAAAGAGGAAAAAGTTAAGGAAGTTAAGGAAGAAAATGAGGATGACAAGAAGGGCCCTCGAG CTCCCAACAAAGGTAACGGCCTTGATCTTGAGAACTATTCATGGAATCAATCACTCCAGGAAGTCAATGTTAATATTCCTGTACCCCCTGGAACAAAATCAAGGTTTATTGTTTGTGATATATCAAAGAACCGTCTTAAAGTTGGACTAAAGGGTCAGCCTCCAATAATTGAT GGAGAACTTTATCGACCTGTGAAAGTTGATGATTGTTTCTGGAGCTTAG AGGACCAGAAATCAATTTCTGTACTCCTAACCAAGAAGGATCAGATGGACTGGTGGAAGTGTTGTGTAAAAGGTGAGCCTGAAATCGATACACAGAAAGCAGAACCTGAAAGTAGCAAGCTCGCAGATTTGGACCCCGAGACGCGATCAACTGTGGAAAAGATGATG TTTGATCAGCGACAGAAATCAATGGGTCTTCCAACAAGTGATGAGACACAGAAACAAGAAATTCTCAAGAAATTTATGGCAGAG CATCCAGAAATGGACTTCTCTAACGCGAAGATATCCTGA